One Comamonas odontotermitis genomic window, AACTCCGTCAGCTATGTAGGCGCATGGGACGCCATGCGCGAGCTGTTTGCCACGGCACCCCTGTCGCAGCAGCGCGGCTACACCGCATCCAAGTTCAGCTTCAACAGTGGCGATGGGCGCTGCCCAACGTGTGGCGGCTCGGGTTTCGAACATGTGGAGATGCAGTTCCTGTCGGACGTGTACCTGCGCTGCCCCGATTGCAATGGCCAGCGCTACCGGCCCGAGATTCTGGAGGTGCGCATCGAGCGGGATGGTCGACTTATGACCGTGGCCGATGTGCTGGAGCTGACCGTGAGCGAAGCTGCCACCCTGTTTGCCAAGGACCGCGACGTGATCCGTGCGCTGCAGCCGATTGTGGATGTGGGGCTGGAGTATGTGAAGCTCGGCCAGCCCGTGCCTACGCTCAGCGGCGGTGAGGCACAGCGCCTCAAACTTGCCGGTTTTCTGGCAGAAGCCGCGAAGAGTGCATCCAAATCCAGGCAACCGGTGGCCAAGAAGGGTACGCTGTTCCTGTTCGATGAGCCCACCACGGGTCTGCACTTTGAAGACATCGCCAAGCTGATGCGCGCACTGCGCAAGCTGCTGGAGGCGGGCCACTCGCTGATCGTGATCGAACACAATCTGGACGTGATCCGTGCCAGCGACTGGCTGATTGACCTGGGCCCGGACGCGGGCGACAAGGGTGGCCTGGTGGTGGCCGAGGGCACGCCCGAAGAGGTGCGCAAATCCGGCACCTCGCACACGGCGCAGGCCTTGCGCGACTACGAGATTGCCATGGCGGGCGGCACCGCAGCCGCCGCGCTGGAGAAATCGCACAGCGTGCAGGAGGCCAAGGCGCTCTATAAAGTAGAGCGGGAAATGCATGCCAGCGGCGCGCAGACGGCCAAGAATGCCATCGAAATCGTCAACGCCAAGGAGCACAACCTCAAGCACCTCTCTGTCGATATTCCGCGTGGCAAGTTCAATGTGGTGACGGGCGTGTCCGGCTCGGGTAAATCCACCCTGGCTTTCGACATCCTGTTCAACGAAGGCCAGCGCCGCTATCTGGAGTCGCTGAACGCCTATGCGCGCTCCATCGTGCAGCCCGCAGGGCGGCCCGAGGTGGATGCGGTCTACGGCATTCCGCCGACCGTGGCCATCGAGCAGCGGCTCTCGCGCGGAGGACGTAAATCCACGGTGGGCACGACGACCGAGGTCTGGCATTTTCTGCGGCTTCTGTATGTCAAGCTCGGCATCCAGCATTGCACCAAGGACGGTGCCGCCGTGCAACCGCAAACCCCGGAAAGCATTGCCGCGCAGCTGATGTCGCAGTATCGCGGTCAACTCATTGGCCTGCTGGCGCCGCTGGTGGTGGCGCGCAAGGGTGTGTATACCGAGCTGGCGGATTGGGCGCGCCCACGCGGCTACACGCATTTGCGTGTGGACGGCCAGTTCCTGCCGACCACGGGCTTTCCACGGCTGGACCGCTTCAAGGAGCATACGGTGGAGCTGCCGGTGGCCAGCATCAAGGTCACGCCGGATAACGAAGCGCTGCTGCGCGAAAAGCTCACCGCTGCACTGGAGCTTGGCAAGGGCGTGCTGCACGTGCTCTCGGCCATCGATACGCTCGAATCCGCCATGCAGGCCGGTAGCGATACAGCGGCGATTGGTAAGCTACAGGTGTTTTCCACCAAGCGGGCCTGCCCGGTGTGCGCCACAAGCTACGCTGAGCTGGATCCGCGCCTGTTCTCATACAACAGCAAGCATGGCTGGTGCCCCGATTGCGTGGGCACCGGAGTCAAACTCACCAAAGAGCAGCGCAAGGTGTATGACGATTCAGTCATGGCCGAAGACAACCGGGGCCGCGAGCAGAGCTTTGAAGAACCCGAGGCCGAAGATGTGGGCGAAACCGTCTGCCCCACTTGCCAGGGTACGCGCCTCAATGCCACAGCGCGTGCAGTGCTGTTTCATGGCAAATCCATTGCCGACATTGCGCAGCTGTCGGTGACCGATGTGCGCCTGTGGGTGGAGAGCCTGCAGTCGGCAGGGCGCATGACCCAGCGAGAAAGCGATATCGCGCGCGATCTGGTGCCTGAAATCCACAGCCGCCTGGCGTTCCTGGAAGAAGTCGGCCTGGGCTACCTGACGCTTGACCGTGGCGCACCCACGCTTTCCGGCGGCGAGGCGCAACGCATCCGGCTGGCCGCGCAACTGGGCAGCAATCTGCAAGGCGTGTGCTATGTGCTCGATGAGCCCACTATCGGCCTGCACGCCCGTGACAACCATATCCTGCTCAATGCCCTGCACAAGCTGGGTGACAAGGGCAATACGCTGGTCGTTGTGGAGCACGACGAAGACACCATCCGGCGCGCTGACCACATCATCGACATCGGGCCCAGCGCGGGCAAGCGCGGCGGCCACCTGGTGGCGCAAGGCTCTGCTGCCGATGTGATGGCGGCAGCCGATTCGCAAACCGGCCGCTATCTGCTGCATGCGATGCGGCATCCGTTCCAGCCGCGCAGGCTGGTGGCGGGGGTGGTAGAGGCAACGCCTGCCTTGATGGCTGCAGGCGCAGGCGAAGCAGGCGCAAAGCCCAAAAAACGCACGAAAAAGCAGATGGCCGCGGACGCTGCAGCCGCGTTGGCTGCCGACAGCGCACAGGCCAACGCAGCGCTGGCAGCACCGGCGCGCGCGGATGATTCCGCGCCGCTGCACTGGCTGACGGTGCTGGGCGCCAAGCTGCACAACTTGCAGAACGTCCAGGTTCGCGTGCCGCTCAAGCGGCTGGTGGCGGTTACGGGCGTATCGGGTTCGGGCAAATCCACACTGGCGCGCGATGTGCTTCTCAGCAATGTGGCGGCCTGGGTGGGCCAGCGCTCCACCAAGGCCGGGCGCGATGAAATGGATGCCGGCAAGGCGCCAGCGCTGGTAGGCTGTACGGGCCTGCAAGGCTTTGAAGGCATCGACCGTGTCCTGGAAGTGGACCAGACCCCGATCGGCAAGACGCCGCGCAGTTGCCCGGCGACCTACATCGGCTTTTGGGACACCATCCGCAAGCTCTTTGCCGAGACCTTGGAGGCCAAGGCCCGTGGCTATGCTGCCGGGCGCTTCAGCTTCAATACCGGAGAAGGCCGTTGCCCCGGCTGCGAAGGCCAAGGCATGCGCACCATCGAGATGAGCTTTTTGCCCGATGTGAAAGTGCCTTGTGAAATCTGCCACGGCGCGCGCTTCAACCCTGAGACGCTGGCCGTCACCTGGCGGGGCAAGAGCATTGGCGAGGTGCTGCAGATGGAAGTTGACGAGGCGGTGGAGTTTTTTGCCAGCATGCCGAGCATTGCGCACCCGCTGCAACTGCTCAAGGATGTGGGCCTGGGCTACCTGACGCTGGGACAGCCTTCGCCCACCTTGAGCGGCGGCGAAGCCCAGCGCATCAAGCTGGTGACCGAGCTCACCAAGGTGCGTGACGACATCACCCGGCGTGGCAACAAGGTGCCGCATACGCTGTACGTGCTGGACGAACCCACCGTCGGTCTGCACATGGCAGATGTGGACAAGCTCATCAAGGTGCTGCACCGCCTGGTCGATGGCGGCCACAGCGTGGTGGTGATCGAACACGATCTGGATGTGATCGCCGAAGCCGACTGGGTGATCGACCTGGGCCCGGAAGGCGGCAAGGACGGTGGCCGCATTGTGGCCACGGGCACTCCGGAAGATCTGGTTCAGATTGGTACGCACACTGGCAAGGCGTTGGCTCCCGTGCTGGCTCGCACCTAGAGCGCACAGGGCACGGATGGCAGGTTTTCAGGCTGCGCTCCTGGCTGACAGGGCGCAGCGCTGTATTGTGGGCACAATGGGGAGCCCTTTTGCGATGCAGCCGAGGTACGTATCATGACCATAGACCCGAAGCACCCGGGCCAGCCGCCCATACAAGACCCGCCACCGCAGCCCGTGCCGCCGCCGGTTCCTGTTCCCGGGGTGCCGGAGCCCATCGCGGATTGATGCGGGTGGGCGCCGCCGTATGATGCGGTGGTTATTCGATCTCCCCGGAAATCTACAACACCACCATGCGCATACTGCTGATTGAAGACGAGCTGGAAATGGCGAACTGGCTGGGGCGGGCGCTCAGGCAGTCCAATATTGGCGTAGAGCATGCGCACAATGCAGCGGTGGCCACCACACTGCTGCAGGATGGCAGCTTCGATGTGGTGGTGCTGGATCTGCAACTGCCAGACCAGCACGGCTTTGACTGGCTGTCTGCCGTGCGTGCCCGTGGCAACCGTGTGCCGGTGCTGGTGTTGACTGCCCAGGGAGCGGTGCAAGACCGCGTGGAAGGCCTGCACCGTGGTGCGGATGACTATCTGACCAAGCCCTTTGAACTGGCCGAACTGGAAGCGCGGCTTGCTGCGTTGCACCGGCGCAGCCAGGGCCGGGCGCAACCACAGGTGGAATGTGGATCGCTGCGGTATGACGGCAACCATGGCACTTTCTGGTTGGCCAATGCCGTGCTCAGCCTGACGCCGCGCGAACATGCGGCGCTGGAAGGCTTGGTGGCGCGCATCGGCGCGCCTGTGGGCAAGGCACGGCTGGCGGCCAAGGTATTTCCGCAGGAGAGCGCGGTTGGCCCCGATGCCATTGAGCAGGTGCTGCACCGACTGCGCCGTAAACTGGCGGGCAGCGATGTGCACATCGTGACGGTGCGCGGGCTGGGCTATATGCTGGAGCCTACCCAGAATCTGCTGAGTGGCCCGCTTGCACCATGAACTGGCGTGGGCTGCGTTGGCGGCTGCTGTGGGTGCTGGTGCCGGTGCTGGTCGCCCTGTTTGTATTCGACAGTTGGCGTGATTCGGCCAGCCTCAGGCGCGAGCTTGACAGGGCCTATGACCAGAGCCTGCTGGAGCCCGCGCAGGCATTGGCCGACAGTCTGGGATGGGACGAAGAGGGGGCTGTCACGCTTACGGCACCATTTCATATCATCTCGATGTTCGAAGCCGTCAACGGCCAGCACAAGTATCTGCGCGTGGCAATGCAGGCGTCCGACGGCAGCCGTCAGCGCGTGCTGATGGGAGCGGCTTCGTTTCCGCCACCCCCCGATACCAGCGGCTCGCCTCCGCATGATTTCACGCACGGGGCCGATGGAGACCGCCGCTTCTACAACGCCAATGTCAGAGGCCAGCCGGTGCGCGTCGCAGCATTGTTGCGGGTGGTGCATGACCGTAATGGCCAGGAGTGGCGTGTGCTGATCCAGACGGCGCAAGACACCAAGCGCGTGAGCGGCGTGTTGCAAGACCTTTTGTGGGAGACGCTGTGGCGTGACGCGCGCACCCTGGCGGTGCTGGTACTCGTCGTGTGGTTTGGCATCGGCTGGGGGCTTCGCCCTCTGCGGGCCTTGCGCCGCACCATCCGCGAGCGCGGCAGCGATGATCTGCAGCCGCTGGATACGAGCCATGTACCTGCCGAGGTGCGGCCGCTGGTCGACGCGATGAACGAACACCTGGCCCAGCAGCGCGAGGCCTTGCAGGCGCAGCGCCAGTTTCTGGCAGATGCCTCGCACCAATTGCGCACGCCGCTGGCCATCATGACCACACAGGCTGGCTATGCGTTGCGTGAGAGCGACCCCGCCGCCATTCGCACCAGCCTGCTGAGTATGCGGCAGCAACTGCAGCGCAGCCGCCGGGTTGCGGAGCAACTGCTGTCCCTGGCCAATGCCAGCCAGCCTGCGCAGGAGGCGCTGCAGCTGCAGTACTGCGATGTCAATGCAGTCGCCCGCGAGGTGGTGCTGGCGCATTTGCCGCTGGCGCTGGAAAAGCAGCAGGATCTGGGCTTTGTCGATGCGCGCGGCGAAGATTTTGACCCGGACGATGCGCCACAGGGCGCTCCTGGGCTAGTGGCGCCTGTCGCAGCCAGCGGCAATGCCTTGTACGAGTTGCTGGCCAATATCGTGCATAACGCGATTCTCTATACCCCGGCAGGCGGCCGGATCAGTGTGCTGGTACAGGTGCAGGCCGAGCAGGTGCGGGTGCTGGTGCAGGACAACGGCCCGGGAATTGCCGCTGCGGACCGTGAGCGTGCGTTTGCACGCTTTGAGCGATTGCCGTCCAGTGCCGCAGGTGTGCAGACGACCGGCTCTGGCCTTGGACTGGCCATTGCGCGCACCTATGCGCGGCGCATGCATGGTGATGTGTTGCTGGCCGACGGCGAGGGTGGTCGCGGGCTCGGCGTTTGCGTGCTTTTGCCACTGGCTCGGCCTGTCATGGGCAAGCTTTCATGAAACTGACAATTTCTACGTAGATATACGTATTTTGGGGATCGGCTCCGCATTTGGCAGCAGTTTGGAAGGTTCGTTTTCTAGACTTTCCAACGAAATTGCAACAAAAAGGAGACGAAGATGCTGCATGCATGGTCTGCGCCCCACGCGGCGCAACTGCGGGGCTTGCCCGCCAGGGGGCTGCTATGAGCTCCGGTGGAAAAAGCTACAACAAGGATTACTACGGCGGTGCCTTGATGGTGCTGGTCGGCGGGTGCGCAGCCTACGCCGCACGCAGCTATAACATCGGCACACTGGACCACATGGGGCCTGGCTACTTCCCCTTTGCGGTGGGTATTCTGCTGGCGCTGACGGGTGTGCTGATTGCCCTCACGGCCAAGAAGAAGCCGAGCGGAGGCGAGGCCGCCCTGGTGGGCCATAACCACGACATTCCGGATTTTCGCGGCGCGGCCTGCATCATCCTGGGCACGGTGGCGTTTTACTTCTGCGGAGAGTACCTGGGCCTGTTGCCCGCAACCTTCGCCATTGTCTTCATCAGTGCGCTGGGCGACCGCAACAACAGCGTGATGGCGAGCTTCGTACTGGCGATGTCGATGATGATCGTTGCCGTGGTGATCTTCTGGTGGGCACTGCAGGTGCAGATGCCGCTCTTCAAGTGGGGGATGTAAGCCATGGGACAAGCACTGCA contains:
- the uvrA gene encoding excinuclease ABC subunit UvrA; amino-acid sequence: MAQENIRIRGARQHNLKNLDLDIRTGELTVVTGPSGSGKSSLVFDTLYAEGQRRYVETFSAYARQFLDRMDKPAVDKVEGVPPAIAIDQTNPVRSSRSTVGTMTELNDHLKLLVARAGHLFDLQTALPVQHDRPESIYEQLVARTQADDPRIVITFPVELPANTSAEQVEQWLSASGFTKVQAEREIDAPAHNSQAQDAIKKKASAVKTKVAKAGKGDAAPERVKVLDVVADRFRISKAEKARVIEAIEVALKRGSGVMTVYTMPDAEEVAEAREPVLWKFSSGLHCPESGLRYREPIPSMFSFNSAVGACEACRGFGRVIGVDWGLVIPNEKLTLRTGAIKPIQTPAWKEIQDDLMRHAEAHGIPRDTAWAKMTAEQKDWVINGEASYKEGNWSRQWYGIRRYFEYLETKAYKMHIRVLLSKYRSYTPCPTCGGARLKTESLLWRVGSKQDADVALPPAKRFMPRGVGWTRAQLENLPGLSLHDLMLLPIERLRDFFASMDIRRSNDGDAQALKLLHEEITNRLKYLCDVGIGYLTLDRQSRTLSGGEVQRINLTTALGTSLVNTLFVLDEPSIGLHPRDMERITVAMRRLRDAGNTLVVVEHDPAVMFAADRMIDMGPGPGEKGGQIVFDGTTAELRRADTLTGAYLGGRKQVGMGAKRMVTESTPRLILEGATEHNLQNVSVDFPLQRMVVVTGVSGSGKSTLIQDVLAPALMRHFGKPTESAGAHERLLGADHLADVVFVDQSPIGKTARSNSVSYVGAWDAMRELFATAPLSQQRGYTASKFSFNSGDGRCPTCGGSGFEHVEMQFLSDVYLRCPDCNGQRYRPEILEVRIERDGRLMTVADVLELTVSEAATLFAKDRDVIRALQPIVDVGLEYVKLGQPVPTLSGGEAQRLKLAGFLAEAAKSASKSRQPVAKKGTLFLFDEPTTGLHFEDIAKLMRALRKLLEAGHSLIVIEHNLDVIRASDWLIDLGPDAGDKGGLVVAEGTPEEVRKSGTSHTAQALRDYEIAMAGGTAAAALEKSHSVQEAKALYKVEREMHASGAQTAKNAIEIVNAKEHNLKHLSVDIPRGKFNVVTGVSGSGKSTLAFDILFNEGQRRYLESLNAYARSIVQPAGRPEVDAVYGIPPTVAIEQRLSRGGRKSTVGTTTEVWHFLRLLYVKLGIQHCTKDGAAVQPQTPESIAAQLMSQYRGQLIGLLAPLVVARKGVYTELADWARPRGYTHLRVDGQFLPTTGFPRLDRFKEHTVELPVASIKVTPDNEALLREKLTAALELGKGVLHVLSAIDTLESAMQAGSDTAAIGKLQVFSTKRACPVCATSYAELDPRLFSYNSKHGWCPDCVGTGVKLTKEQRKVYDDSVMAEDNRGREQSFEEPEAEDVGETVCPTCQGTRLNATARAVLFHGKSIADIAQLSVTDVRLWVESLQSAGRMTQRESDIARDLVPEIHSRLAFLEEVGLGYLTLDRGAPTLSGGEAQRIRLAAQLGSNLQGVCYVLDEPTIGLHARDNHILLNALHKLGDKGNTLVVVEHDEDTIRRADHIIDIGPSAGKRGGHLVAQGSAADVMAAADSQTGRYLLHAMRHPFQPRRLVAGVVEATPALMAAGAGEAGAKPKKRTKKQMAADAAAALAADSAQANAALAAPARADDSAPLHWLTVLGAKLHNLQNVQVRVPLKRLVAVTGVSGSGKSTLARDVLLSNVAAWVGQRSTKAGRDEMDAGKAPALVGCTGLQGFEGIDRVLEVDQTPIGKTPRSCPATYIGFWDTIRKLFAETLEAKARGYAAGRFSFNTGEGRCPGCEGQGMRTIEMSFLPDVKVPCEICHGARFNPETLAVTWRGKSIGEVLQMEVDEAVEFFASMPSIAHPLQLLKDVGLGYLTLGQPSPTLSGGEAQRIKLVTELTKVRDDITRRGNKVPHTLYVLDEPTVGLHMADVDKLIKVLHRLVDGGHSVVVIEHDLDVIAEADWVIDLGPEGGKDGGRIVATGTPEDLVQIGTHTGKALAPVLART
- a CDS encoding response regulator produces the protein MRILLIEDELEMANWLGRALRQSNIGVEHAHNAAVATTLLQDGSFDVVVLDLQLPDQHGFDWLSAVRARGNRVPVLVLTAQGAVQDRVEGLHRGADDYLTKPFELAELEARLAALHRRSQGRAQPQVECGSLRYDGNHGTFWLANAVLSLTPREHAALEGLVARIGAPVGKARLAAKVFPQESAVGPDAIEQVLHRLRRKLAGSDVHIVTVRGLGYMLEPTQNLLSGPLAP
- a CDS encoding sensor histidine kinase, with translation MNWRGLRWRLLWVLVPVLVALFVFDSWRDSASLRRELDRAYDQSLLEPAQALADSLGWDEEGAVTLTAPFHIISMFEAVNGQHKYLRVAMQASDGSRQRVLMGAASFPPPPDTSGSPPHDFTHGADGDRRFYNANVRGQPVRVAALLRVVHDRNGQEWRVLIQTAQDTKRVSGVLQDLLWETLWRDARTLAVLVLVVWFGIGWGLRPLRALRRTIRERGSDDLQPLDTSHVPAEVRPLVDAMNEHLAQQREALQAQRQFLADASHQLRTPLAIMTTQAGYALRESDPAAIRTSLLSMRQQLQRSRRVAEQLLSLANASQPAQEALQLQYCDVNAVAREVVLAHLPLALEKQQDLGFVDARGEDFDPDDAPQGAPGLVAPVAASGNALYELLANIVHNAILYTPAGGRISVLVQVQAEQVRVLVQDNGPGIAAADRERAFARFERLPSSAAGVQTTGSGLGLAIARTYARRMHGDVLLADGEGGRGLGVCVLLPLARPVMGKLS
- a CDS encoding tripartite tricarboxylate transporter TctB family protein, coding for MSSGGKSYNKDYYGGALMVLVGGCAAYAARSYNIGTLDHMGPGYFPFAVGILLALTGVLIALTAKKKPSGGEAALVGHNHDIPDFRGAACIILGTVAFYFCGEYLGLLPATFAIVFISALGDRNNSVMASFVLAMSMMIVAVVIFWWALQVQMPLFKWGM